The proteins below come from a single Myripristis murdjan chromosome 10, fMyrMur1.1, whole genome shotgun sequence genomic window:
- the LOC115366722 gene encoding alcohol dehydrogenase class-3-like isoform X1, with protein sequence MSTEGQVIRCQAAVAWEPGKPLSIEEVDVAPPKAHEVRIKITATGVCHTDWAYLYETGQGMRARPYPLVLGHEGAGVVESVGPGVTTFSPGDKVIPLFLPQCGQCERCRSPKTNLCMKHWANTQMGVLADGTSRISCKGQQVYQFLGVSSFSQYTVVPDTSVTKIRDDSPLDKVCLLGCGVSTGYGAALNAGKVEPGSSCAVFGLGAVGLAAVMGCQVAGATRIIGVDINPDKFEKAKEFGATECVNPSEHSRPIQEVVVEMTAGGVDCALECVGSVTVMRAALESTREAWGTCVIVGWTETEEMSVIVHKLLMGRTLKGTYFGGWKSVESVPKLVEDYMNKKMKLDEFVTHTLPLDQINVAFDLLKSGKRLGSRDFHQISKLYSCVHPEAHMMP encoded by the exons ATGTCAACAGAGGGTCAG GTGATCAGATGCCAGGCAGCTGTAGCTTGGGAGCCTGGGAAGCCCCTCTCCATTGAAGAGGTGGACGTAGCCCCACCTAAGGCCCATGAGGTCCGTATCAAG ATTACAGCCACGGGGGTGTGTCACACAGATTGGGCATATCTGTACGAGACTGGGCAAGGGATGCGTGCCAGACCGTACCCATTAGTTCTCGGCCATGAGGGAGCAGGAGTGGTGGAGAGTGTCGGCCCCGGTGTAACCACATTTTCACCAG GTGATAAAGTTATTCCTCTTTTTCTGCCACAATGCGGTCAATGTGAACGATGTCGCAGTCCTAAGACCAATCTCTGCATGAAGCACTG GGCCAATACACAAATGGGAGTGTTAGCTGATGGCACAAGCAGGATTTCCTGCAAAGGGCAGCAGGTGTACCAGTTCCTCGGTGTCAGTTCGTTCTCCCAGTACACAGTGGTGCCCGATACCTCAGTTACCAAGATAAGGGATGACTCCCCTCTTGATAAAGTGTGTCTGCTGGGCTGCGGCGTCTCCACGGGCTACGGAGCGGCTCTCAATGCAGGCAAG GTTGAACCCGGCTCCTCGTGTGCTGTGTTTGGACTCGGAGCCGTTGGActggctgctgtcatgggcTGCCAGGTCGCCGGGGCAACCAGGATCATCGGTGTTGACATCAACCCGGACAAGTTTGAGAAGGCCAAGGAGTTCGGAGCCACCGAGTGTGTGAACCCCAGTGAGCACAGCAGACCCATCCAGGAGGTCGTGGTGGAGATGACTGCCGGGGGCGTGGACTGCGCCCTCGAGTGTGTCGGCAGTGTCACTGTCATG AGGGCCGCGCTGGAGTCTACCAGAGAAGCCTGGGGCACTTGTGTCATTGTTGGCTGGACAGAGACTGAAGAGATGAGCGTCATCGTTCACAAGCTCCTGATGGGCCGCACCTTGAAGGGGACATATTTTGGAG GCTGGAAGAGTGTGGAGAGTGTACCTAAACTGGTGGAAGACTACATGAACAAGAAGATGAAGTTGGATGAGTTTGTGACACACACCCTGCCGCTGGACCAGATTAATGTGGCTTTTGACCTTTTGAAATCTGGAAAGAG ATTGGGATCAAGAGATTTCCACCAAATTTCCAAGCTGTATTCCTGCGTGCACCCTGAAGCACACATGATGCCATGA
- the gar1 gene encoding H/ACA ribonucleoprotein complex subunit 1 — protein MSFRGGGRGGGFNRGGGGRGGGGFGGRGGGGGFGGRGGGGGFRGGGRGGFNRQQDYGPPEHVVALGEFMHPCEDDIVCKCTTEENKVPYFNAPVYLENKEQIGKVDEIFGQLRDFYFSVKLSENMKASSFKKMQKFYIDPMKLLPLQRFLPRPPGEKGPPRGGRGGGRGGGRGGGRGGGFRGGRGGGGRGGGFGGGGRGGFRGRGGGGGGRGFRGGR, from the exons ATGTCGTtcagaggagggggaagaggtgGAGGCTTTAACCGgggtggaggaggcagaggcggCGGAGGATTTGGTGGTCGAGGCGGTGGAGGAGGATTTGGTGGTCGAGGCGGCGGCGGAGGCTTCCGCGGAGGTGGCAGGGGGGGCTTCAACAGACAGCAAGACTATGGTCCCCCAGAACATGTCGTGG CACTCGGAGAGTTCATGCATCCGTGTGAGGACGACATCGTGTGTAAGTGTACAACAGAGGAGAATAAAGTCCCCTACTTCAACGCCCCAGTGTACCTGGAAAACAAGGAGCAGATAGGCAAAGTGGATGAAATATTCGGACAGCTGCGTGACTTT TATTTTTCAGTCAAGCTCTCCGAAAATATGAAGGCGTCTTCATTCAAGAAAATGCAGAAG TTCTATATAGACCCAATGAAGCTCCTCCCCCTGCAGAGGTTCCTCCCCCGGCCGCCAGGAGAGAAAGGTCCACCAAGAGGAGGCCGAGGTGGGGgtagaggtggaggaagaggaggtggtcGTGGAG GTGGATTCCGAGGCGGCCGGGGCGGCGGCGGCCGTGGTGGAGGATTTGGAGGCGGTGGACGGGGAGGattcagaggaagaggaggaggtggtggtggccgGGGATTCAGAG GTGGGAGATGA
- the LOC115366722 gene encoding alcohol dehydrogenase class-3-like isoform X3 has translation MSTEGQVIRCQAAVAWEPGKPLSIEEVDVAPPKAHEVRIKITATGVCHTDWAYLYETGQGMRARPYPLVLGHEGAGVVESVGPGVTTFSPGDKVIPLFLPQCGQCERCRSPKTNLCMKHWANTQMGVLADGTSRISCKGQQVYQFLGVSSFSQYTVVPDTSVTKIRDDSPLDKVCLLGCGVSTGYGAALNAGKVEPGSSCAVFGLGAVGLAAVMGCQVAGATRIIGVDINPDKFEKAKEFGATECVNPSEHSRPIQEVVVEMTAGGVDCALECVGSVTVMRAALESTREAWGTCVIVGWTETEEMSVIVHKLLMGRTLKGTYFGGWKSVESVPKLVEDYMNKKMKLDEFVTHTLPLDQINVAFDLLKSGKSIRTVVSL, from the exons ATGTCAACAGAGGGTCAG GTGATCAGATGCCAGGCAGCTGTAGCTTGGGAGCCTGGGAAGCCCCTCTCCATTGAAGAGGTGGACGTAGCCCCACCTAAGGCCCATGAGGTCCGTATCAAG ATTACAGCCACGGGGGTGTGTCACACAGATTGGGCATATCTGTACGAGACTGGGCAAGGGATGCGTGCCAGACCGTACCCATTAGTTCTCGGCCATGAGGGAGCAGGAGTGGTGGAGAGTGTCGGCCCCGGTGTAACCACATTTTCACCAG GTGATAAAGTTATTCCTCTTTTTCTGCCACAATGCGGTCAATGTGAACGATGTCGCAGTCCTAAGACCAATCTCTGCATGAAGCACTG GGCCAATACACAAATGGGAGTGTTAGCTGATGGCACAAGCAGGATTTCCTGCAAAGGGCAGCAGGTGTACCAGTTCCTCGGTGTCAGTTCGTTCTCCCAGTACACAGTGGTGCCCGATACCTCAGTTACCAAGATAAGGGATGACTCCCCTCTTGATAAAGTGTGTCTGCTGGGCTGCGGCGTCTCCACGGGCTACGGAGCGGCTCTCAATGCAGGCAAG GTTGAACCCGGCTCCTCGTGTGCTGTGTTTGGACTCGGAGCCGTTGGActggctgctgtcatgggcTGCCAGGTCGCCGGGGCAACCAGGATCATCGGTGTTGACATCAACCCGGACAAGTTTGAGAAGGCCAAGGAGTTCGGAGCCACCGAGTGTGTGAACCCCAGTGAGCACAGCAGACCCATCCAGGAGGTCGTGGTGGAGATGACTGCCGGGGGCGTGGACTGCGCCCTCGAGTGTGTCGGCAGTGTCACTGTCATG AGGGCCGCGCTGGAGTCTACCAGAGAAGCCTGGGGCACTTGTGTCATTGTTGGCTGGACAGAGACTGAAGAGATGAGCGTCATCGTTCACAAGCTCCTGATGGGCCGCACCTTGAAGGGGACATATTTTGGAG GCTGGAAGAGTGTGGAGAGTGTACCTAAACTGGTGGAAGACTACATGAACAAGAAGATGAAGTTGGATGAGTTTGTGACACACACCCTGCCGCTGGACCAGATTAATGTGGCTTTTGACCTTTTGAAATCTGGAAAGAG caTCCGTACTGTTGTCAGTCTGTGA
- the LOC115366722 gene encoding alcohol dehydrogenase class-3-like isoform X4 produces MRARPYPLVLGHEGAGVVESVGPGVTTFSPGDKVIPLFLPQCGQCERCRSPKTNLCMKHWANTQMGVLADGTSRISCKGQQVYQFLGVSSFSQYTVVPDTSVTKIRDDSPLDKVCLLGCGVSTGYGAALNAGKVEPGSSCAVFGLGAVGLAAVMGCQVAGATRIIGVDINPDKFEKAKEFGATECVNPSEHSRPIQEVVVEMTAGGVDCALECVGSVTVMRAALESTREAWGTCVIVGWTETEEMSVIVHKLLMGRTLKGTYFGGWKSVESVPKLVEDYMNKKMKLDEFVTHTLPLDQINVAFDLLKSGKRLGSRDFHQISKLYSCVHPEAHMMP; encoded by the exons ATGCGTGCCAGACCGTACCCATTAGTTCTCGGCCATGAGGGAGCAGGAGTGGTGGAGAGTGTCGGCCCCGGTGTAACCACATTTTCACCAG GTGATAAAGTTATTCCTCTTTTTCTGCCACAATGCGGTCAATGTGAACGATGTCGCAGTCCTAAGACCAATCTCTGCATGAAGCACTG GGCCAATACACAAATGGGAGTGTTAGCTGATGGCACAAGCAGGATTTCCTGCAAAGGGCAGCAGGTGTACCAGTTCCTCGGTGTCAGTTCGTTCTCCCAGTACACAGTGGTGCCCGATACCTCAGTTACCAAGATAAGGGATGACTCCCCTCTTGATAAAGTGTGTCTGCTGGGCTGCGGCGTCTCCACGGGCTACGGAGCGGCTCTCAATGCAGGCAAG GTTGAACCCGGCTCCTCGTGTGCTGTGTTTGGACTCGGAGCCGTTGGActggctgctgtcatgggcTGCCAGGTCGCCGGGGCAACCAGGATCATCGGTGTTGACATCAACCCGGACAAGTTTGAGAAGGCCAAGGAGTTCGGAGCCACCGAGTGTGTGAACCCCAGTGAGCACAGCAGACCCATCCAGGAGGTCGTGGTGGAGATGACTGCCGGGGGCGTGGACTGCGCCCTCGAGTGTGTCGGCAGTGTCACTGTCATG AGGGCCGCGCTGGAGTCTACCAGAGAAGCCTGGGGCACTTGTGTCATTGTTGGCTGGACAGAGACTGAAGAGATGAGCGTCATCGTTCACAAGCTCCTGATGGGCCGCACCTTGAAGGGGACATATTTTGGAG GCTGGAAGAGTGTGGAGAGTGTACCTAAACTGGTGGAAGACTACATGAACAAGAAGATGAAGTTGGATGAGTTTGTGACACACACCCTGCCGCTGGACCAGATTAATGTGGCTTTTGACCTTTTGAAATCTGGAAAGAG ATTGGGATCAAGAGATTTCCACCAAATTTCCAAGCTGTATTCCTGCGTGCACCCTGAAGCACACATGATGCCATGA
- the LOC115366722 gene encoding alcohol dehydrogenase class-3-like isoform X2, giving the protein MSTEGQVIRCQAAVAWEPGKPLSIEEVDVAPPKAHEITATGVCHTDWAYLYETGQGMRARPYPLVLGHEGAGVVESVGPGVTTFSPGDKVIPLFLPQCGQCERCRSPKTNLCMKHWANTQMGVLADGTSRISCKGQQVYQFLGVSSFSQYTVVPDTSVTKIRDDSPLDKVCLLGCGVSTGYGAALNAGKVEPGSSCAVFGLGAVGLAAVMGCQVAGATRIIGVDINPDKFEKAKEFGATECVNPSEHSRPIQEVVVEMTAGGVDCALECVGSVTVMRAALESTREAWGTCVIVGWTETEEMSVIVHKLLMGRTLKGTYFGGWKSVESVPKLVEDYMNKKMKLDEFVTHTLPLDQINVAFDLLKSGKRLGSRDFHQISKLYSCVHPEAHMMP; this is encoded by the exons ATGTCAACAGAGGGTCAG GTGATCAGATGCCAGGCAGCTGTAGCTTGGGAGCCTGGGAAGCCCCTCTCCATTGAAGAGGTGGACGTAGCCCCACCTAAGGCCCATGAG ATTACAGCCACGGGGGTGTGTCACACAGATTGGGCATATCTGTACGAGACTGGGCAAGGGATGCGTGCCAGACCGTACCCATTAGTTCTCGGCCATGAGGGAGCAGGAGTGGTGGAGAGTGTCGGCCCCGGTGTAACCACATTTTCACCAG GTGATAAAGTTATTCCTCTTTTTCTGCCACAATGCGGTCAATGTGAACGATGTCGCAGTCCTAAGACCAATCTCTGCATGAAGCACTG GGCCAATACACAAATGGGAGTGTTAGCTGATGGCACAAGCAGGATTTCCTGCAAAGGGCAGCAGGTGTACCAGTTCCTCGGTGTCAGTTCGTTCTCCCAGTACACAGTGGTGCCCGATACCTCAGTTACCAAGATAAGGGATGACTCCCCTCTTGATAAAGTGTGTCTGCTGGGCTGCGGCGTCTCCACGGGCTACGGAGCGGCTCTCAATGCAGGCAAG GTTGAACCCGGCTCCTCGTGTGCTGTGTTTGGACTCGGAGCCGTTGGActggctgctgtcatgggcTGCCAGGTCGCCGGGGCAACCAGGATCATCGGTGTTGACATCAACCCGGACAAGTTTGAGAAGGCCAAGGAGTTCGGAGCCACCGAGTGTGTGAACCCCAGTGAGCACAGCAGACCCATCCAGGAGGTCGTGGTGGAGATGACTGCCGGGGGCGTGGACTGCGCCCTCGAGTGTGTCGGCAGTGTCACTGTCATG AGGGCCGCGCTGGAGTCTACCAGAGAAGCCTGGGGCACTTGTGTCATTGTTGGCTGGACAGAGACTGAAGAGATGAGCGTCATCGTTCACAAGCTCCTGATGGGCCGCACCTTGAAGGGGACATATTTTGGAG GCTGGAAGAGTGTGGAGAGTGTACCTAAACTGGTGGAAGACTACATGAACAAGAAGATGAAGTTGGATGAGTTTGTGACACACACCCTGCCGCTGGACCAGATTAATGTGGCTTTTGACCTTTTGAAATCTGGAAAGAG ATTGGGATCAAGAGATTTCCACCAAATTTCCAAGCTGTATTCCTGCGTGCACCCTGAAGCACACATGATGCCATGA